The following coding sequences are from one Schizosaccharomyces osmophilus chromosome 1, complete sequence window:
- the syf2 gene encoding Prp19 complex subunit Syf2 has protein sequence MEKNQTREERLKMLRERTRQSTHENRKELVKENAREKVDPSLEHRLERKRLEAEEELARIEAEDNGEDYDRKRAWDWTIEESEKWDQRIRRKQQTKKAADFTDYHEQAQKDYMKGIRELKPDLQKYKSEKEQQNDQNSISLYDEADRLDWVNNKPNKEKVDQLVEDLQKQDMRRQKNNKRKGQGNEDHITFINERNRKFNLKLQRFYSRYTKNIQEDLERGTAL, from the exons ATGGAAAAAAATCAGACACGAGAAGAACGTTTAAAGATGCTTCGTGAGCGTACG AGGCAATCTACTCATGAGAATCGCAAAGAAttggtaaaagaaaatgcaaGAGAAAAAGTGGATCCTTCTCTGGAGCATCgtttagaaagaaaacgtttGGAGGCAGAAGAGGAATTGGCAAGAATAGAAGCTGAAGATAATGGAGAGGATTATGATCGAAAGCGTGCTTGGGATTGGACGATTGAAGAAAGCGAAAAATGGGATCAGCGAATCCGCCGAAAACagcaaacaaagaaagccGCCGATTTTACAGACTACCATGAACAAGCCCAAAAAGATTATATGAAAGGCATACGTGAATTAAAACCCGACCTGCAGAAGTACAAGAGCGAGAAAGAACAGCAAAACGACCAGAATTCTATTTCGCTGTATGACGAAGCTGATCGACTTGACTGGGTCAACAACAAACctaataaagaaaaagttgacCAGCTCGTTGAGGACCTTCAAAAGCAAGACATGCGACGACAGAAAAATAACAAACGAAAGGGACAAGGCAACGAAGATCACATTACCTTCATCAATGAGCGGAATCGCAAATTCAACCTCAAGCT
- the smf1 gene encoding Sm snRNP core protein Smf1: MSFVPVNPKPFLQELIGKPALVRLKWGQEYQGILQSVDSYMNLQLLNAAEWVNGEKTGDLGEIFIRCNNVLWISEKVLEESETKE, encoded by the exons ATGTCCTTTGTCCCAGTGAATCCCAAACCATTTTTGCAGGAGCTCATTGGAAAGCCCGCGCTCGTTCGTTTAAAATGGGGTCAGGAATACCAGGGAATACTCCAATCTGTGGATAGTTACATGAACCTTCAGCTCTTGAATGCTGCAGAATGGGTTAATGGTGAAAAAACCGGTGATTTGGGCGAAATCTTTATCCG TTGTAATAACGTTCTTTGGATCAGTGAAAAAGTGCTTGAGGAATCCGAAACAAAAGAGTAA